Within Protaetiibacter intestinalis, the genomic segment CGACGAGGCCGCGATGCTCGACGGCGCCAACCGCTGGACCATCTACTGGCGCGTGATCCTGCCGCTGCTGCGGCCCGCGATCGCGACGGTCGTCATCGTGAAGGGCATCGCGATCTACAACGAGTTCTATCTGCCGTTCCTCTACTGGCCGTCGGAGGGCGTGATCTCCACCTCGCTGTTCCGCTTCAAGGGGCCCTTCGGCGCCCACTGGGAGACGATCGCCGCGGGCACCGTGCTCGTCATCGTGCCGACGCTCATCGCCTTCGTCTTCCTGCAGCGCTTCATCTACCGCGGTCTCGCCTCGGGGTCGGTCAAGTGAGCGCGCGCGAACTGCACACCGGGTGGACCGTGCGCGCCGCGGGCGGCCCGGTTCCGGATGCCGTGGGCGCCGCCGCGCTGCCGGCCGTCGTGCCCGGGGTGGTGCACCAGGCCCTGCTCGACGCGGGCCGCATCCCCGACCCCTACCTCGACGACAACGAGTCGGCGCTCGCCTGGATCGGGCTCGTCGACTGGACGTACGAGCTGGGCTTCGAGGTGACGGAGGCGGAGGCGGCCGAGGAGCGCCGCGCGCTCGTCTTCGACGGCCTCGACACGGTGGCGACCGTGCTGCTCGACGGCGAGCCGGTGGCCGAGGTCGCCGACCAGCACCGCACCCACCGCATCGAGCTGGGCGAGCAGCTCACCGCAGGCTCCCACCGGCTGACCGTCGCCTTCCGCAGTCCCGTGCGCTATGCCGACGCGCAGAGCCTCGCCCTCGGCGCCCGCCCGCGGCCCTACCCGATGCCCTTCGAGGCGATCCGCAAGTCGGCCTGCAACTTCGGCTGGGACTGGGGCATCGCCACCTTCACGAGCGGCATCTGGCGCCCCGTGCGCCTCGAGGCGTGGTCGACGGCGCGGTTCGCCGCCTCGCGGGTCGTCGCGACGCCCGAGGGCGACGGCGGCCGCATCGCCGTCGCGGTCGAGCTCGCCACCACGGCGGTTGCCGAGCTCGAGCTGGAGCTCGAGGCGGCGGGGGAGCGGGCGGCCGCGACCGTGCCCGCGGGGGCGAGCACCGCATCCGCGACGCTCGAGCTCGCCGAGGTGGAGCGCTGGTGGCCGGTGGGCTACGGCGCGCAGCCGCTGTACGACGTGACCGTGCGCCTGCGCGCGGGTGACCGCGTGCTCGATGAGGCGCACCGCCGCGTGGGCTTCCGCACCCTGCACTGGGACACCGAACCGGACGCCGACGGCCGCCCCTTCCAGCTGGTCGTCAACGGGCAGCCGGTGTTCGTGAAGGGCGTCAACTGGATCCCCGACGACGCGCTCTTCCCACGCGTCGACCGCGCCCGCTACGCGCGTCGGCTGCGGCAGGCGGTCGCCGCGAACCTCAACCTCGTGCGGGTGTGGGGCGGCGGCATCTACGAGGACGACGCCTTCTACGAGCTGTGCGACGAGCTCGGGCTGCTCGCCTGGCAGGACTTCCTGTTCGCGTGCGCCGCCTATCCGGAGGAGGAGCCGCTGCGCTCCGAGGTCGAGGCCGAGGCGCGCGACAACGTCACCCGCATCGCGCACCACGCATCCCTCGCCCTGCTCACCGGCAACAACGAGAACCTGTGGGGCTACGAGGACTGGGACTGGAAGCGCCGTCTCGACGGCGCCACCTGGGGTGCGCACTACTACTACGAGCTGCTGCCCGCGGTGGTGGCCGAGCTCGCGCCGCACGTGCCCTACGCCCCCGGCAGCCCGTTCAGCCCGGGCGGCGAACTGCACCCGAACGACGAGACGGCGGGCTCGGTGCACCTCTGGGAGCAGTGGAACCGGCGCGACTGGCCGAGCTACCGCGAGCACACCCCGCGCTTCGTCGCCGAGTTCGGATGGCAGGGGCCGCCCACCTGGACGACCCTGCGTCGCGCGCTCTCCGACGAGCCGCTCACCCCCGAGTCGCCCGGCATGATCGTGCACCAGAAGGCGTTGGAGGGCAACCAGAAGCTCTCCGACGGCCTGCTCGCCCACTACCGGGTGCCGCGCGACATGGAGGACTGGCACTGGGCCATGCAGCTCAACCAGGCCAACGCCGTGGGCGCCGCCCTCGACCACTTCCGCTCGCACGCGCCGCACACCTCGGGTGCGATCGTGTGGCAGCTCAACGACTGCTGGCCCGTCACCTCGTGGGCGGCGATCGACGGCGACGGGCGCGAGAAGCCGCTCTTCCACGCGCTGCAGAACGCCTTCGCGCCGCGCGTGGTCACGATCCAGCCGCGTCAGGACGGGCTCGTCGCCGTGGTCGGCAACGACACGGCCGAAGGATGGGAGGGCGACCTCGTCCTGACGCGGCTCGGCTACGACGGCGCACCGCTCGCCTCGGCCACCGTGGCGGTGTCGCTCGCGCCGCGCTCCTCGGCGACCGTTGCGCTTCCCGCGGAGGTCGCGGCGGCATCCGACGCGGCCTCCGAGCTCGCGCTCGCGGAGCTCGACGGGGTGCGCGGCACCTGGTTCTTCGCCGAGCCGCGCGACTCCGCGCTGCCGGCGGCCGACGCGGCCGTCGCCGTGGAGCGGGCCGACGACGGCACCGCGGTGACCGTCACGGCATCCGTGCTGCTGCGCGACGTGACCCTGCTCGTCGACAAGCTGCATCCGGATGCCGCGGTCGACCGCGGGCTCGTCACCCTGCTGCCGGGCGAGTCGGCGCGGTTCACGGTGCGCGGGGTCGACGGCCTCACCGTGGATGCCGTGGCCGCCCCCGGCGTGCTGCGCTCCGGCAACCAGCTGGTGACGCGATGAGCGGCCGCATCCCGGGCGACCCGATCGCCGGCATGACGTGGGGCTGGGTCGGCACCCGCGGAACCTGGGCCACTCCGGAGGCGGCCTCGTCGATGCGGGCGATGGCCGAGCACGGCGTCACCTGGACGGCGATCGCCTACGCGGCCGAGCAGGCGCACATCTTCTCGACCGAGATCCCGTACGACCGGGAGCCGACGGTGACCGACGACGAGATCGTGTGGGCGATCCGCGAGGCGCACGCGCTCGGGCTGACGGTGTGCCTGAAGCCGGTCGTGAACGTGGCCGACGGCACCTGGCGCGCCCACATCGGCTTCTTCGACCACGAGGTGCCGGGCGAGGCGACCTGGGCTCAGTGGTTCGCGAGCTACACGGAGTTCATCCTGCACGCGGCCCGCATCGCCGAGGCCGAGGGCTGCGCGATGCTCTGCGTCGGCTGCGAGATGGTGCGCGCCGACGGGCAGGAGGCGCACTGGCGCGCGCTCATCGCGGCCGTGCGCGAGGTGTACTCGGGGCTCGTCACCTACAACTGCGACAAGTACCAGGAGGACCGCCTCAGCTGGTGGGACGCCGTCGACGTGATCTCGTCGAGCGGCTACTACCCGATCGACAGCTGGCAGGCACAGCTCGACCGCATCGAGCCGGTCGTCGCGGCATCCGGCAAGCCGTTCTTCTTCATGGAGGCGGGCTGCCCCTCGCGCACCGGCTCGGCGCAGCTGCCGAACGACTGGAACCTGCCGGGGGAGCCGTCGGGCGAGGAGCAGCTGCGCTACTACGAGACGATGTTCGCCGCCGTCGAGGCGCGGCCCTGGGTGCGCGGGCTCATGCTCTGGGACTGGCCGGCGCACTTGTACGCTGAGGGGGCGGCGGCCGGCAACGACGACTACTGCCCGTACGGCAAGCCGGCGGGCGCGTTCATGGCGGCCCGCTATCGCGACTGGACCTCGAGGAGCACGGAGCACGCATGACCGACGCCGTCTCGCTCGCCCTCGACGCGGGTCAGACCGGCATCAAGGTGCGTGTCTCGCGCGCGGGCGCCGCGCCCGTCGACCGGGGGTTCCCCGGCATCCGCACGGATGCGCCCCTGCTGCCGCAGCTGGCGGAGGTGGCGCGGGTCGCCTCGGTCGGCGCGCCCGTCGAGGTGCTCGCCGCGGGCGTCTCGGGGCTGACCTCGGCCGAGGACGACGCCGCGGAGCTGCGCGCCCTCGTGCACGAGCTGACCCCCGGGCGCGTGCTGCTGACGCACGACTCGGTGAGCTCGTTCCTCGGCACGCTCGGCGACCAGCACGGCGCGGTCGTCGCCTCCGGCACCGGCGTGGTGACCCTCGCCGTCGGCCCCGGCGGGGTGGCGCGCGTCGACGGCTGGGGCTACCTCATGGGCGACGCGGGCAGCGGGTTCTGGCTCGGCCGGGCGGCGCTCGACGCGGTCATGCGCGCCCACGACGGTCGCGGCCCCGCGACCTCGCTCACCGAGGTGGTGCAGGCGCGCTGGCCGGTGCTCGAGGACGCCTACGTGCAGCTGCAGTCGGATGCCGCCCGCGTGAGCGTGGTCGCCTGGTTCGCCGAGGCGGTCGCGGCGCGCGCCGACACGGATGCGGTGGCCGCCGGCATCTGCGCCTCGGCCGCCGAGGAGCTCGCCCTGTCGGTGACGACGGCCCTGCGCCGCGTCGACGCCGCCCCCGTGGTGAGCGCCATCGGCGGCGTCTTCCGCGGCGCCGCGGTGCGTTCGGGCTTCGAGGAGCTGCTGCGTGCCGTGCACCCCGAGGTGCGCTTCGAGGCGCCCCACGGCTCCGGCCTCGACGGGGTGGCGGCGCTCGCCGCCCTCGCCGACGGCCACCCCCTCCGCACCCTCGTCTCCGAGGCGTAGTCCCCTCCCGCGGGTTGAGTAGCCGCGAAGCGGCCCCCTCCCGTTGGTTGAGTAGCCGCGAAGCGGCGTATCGAAACCCATGCACACGTGCAGCAGAGGCCTCAGCTGATCACCGTCACATCCGGATGCGGGTCGAGCCGGTACCCCCGCCCCCGCACGGTGCGGATCACCTCCGCGTACGGCGCGATCCGCCGACGCAGCCGCTGCAGGTACACGTCGATGGTGCGCTCCCCGATGTCGTCGGGGTTGTCGGTGTCGGTGAGCGCGACGAGCAGTGAGCGTCGGTCGTGCACGACGCCCTGGTGGCGGACCAGGTGGTTGAGCAGCGCCTGCTCGCGGTAGGTGAGGTGCACGGCGGAGCCGTCGACGCTCACCCGGTGCCGGGCCAGGTCCACCACCACGCCGTGCTGCGGGGTCGGCGCCGGCGCCGGGGCGCGGCTCACCGTCGGCTCGCCGAGGGCGGTGCGCACGACGTCGAGCGGCGCCGCATCCTCACCCTCGGGGGCGAGCACGACGGAGGCGAAGGTCGCCGCCCCGGGGATGTCGGTGAGCGCGCGCTGCACGTCGGAGACGAGCGTCGCGACGTCGACGCCCGCGGCATCCGCTGTCGCCCCGTCGAGCCCGACGTAGATGCCGAAGCCGCGGAACTCGAGGCCGGCGGGTGCGGCGATCGGCGCGCCGGGGCGCGGGCGGCTGCCCGCCTCCCAGGGGATCGCGACGTACTCGACCGTCATGCGCTCGAGTCTCCCCGACCCGCCGCGACCGGCGCCAACGTCGTGTCACAGTGCGACGGTGTGCGACGAAACACGACACTGTGTGACGTCGCGCCCGCTCAGCGCGTGGGGCTGTACGGGGTGACGAGCCGGTGGATGAAGTCGAGTTTCGCGTGCACCGGCTGCGAGAGCTCGAAGGGGTAGAGGTCGCGCTGGCCCATCGCCCGGTTCACCCGGTTGAAGAACAGCGACACCCACTCCCAGTCGTGCAGCATCTGCTCGGTGGTCTCCTGCGTGTAGTCGGCGTCGGGCACGATGTCGTGGTCGACGATGCCCGACACCCGGGACGCGTCGAGCACCATGCCGGCGGCGGCCGCGGTGGCGAGGGTGTTGCGGATGTGCAGGTAGTGGGCGAAGCACTCGGCGAAGTCCTCCCACGGGTGCATCGTCGCGTACTCGGAGATGAAGGAGGTGCGCCAGCCCTCCGGGGCACCGACGCTGTAGTGGCGGTCGAGCGCCTCGCGGTAGCTGGCGCGCTCGTCGCCGAACAGGGCCCGGCACTCATCCCACAGAGCATCCGTGGTGAGCAGCACGCGCTGGTAGTAGTGGCCGATCTCGTGCCGGAAGTGCCCGAGCATGGTGCGGTACGGCTCGCCGAGCGAGACCCGCAGCGCCTCGCGGCGGGCGTCGAGGGTCTCGGCGAGGTCGATCGTGATGATGCCGTTCGCGTGCCCGATCATGACGGGTGCGTTCTCGGAGAGGCTGGAGAGCAGGTCGAAGCCGAGCCCGCCCTCCTGCTCGTAGTACGGCGTGATGGGCAGCCCGAGCTCGAACAGCTGCACCATGAGGCGGCGTTTGGCGACCCCGGCATCCGCGAGCTTCTCCCACGCGACGGTGTCGCTCTGCGGCGGCAGCCGGCGGCTCGTGCTGCACGAGAAGCAGCGCCCGGTGCCGGCGCTCTCGTCGACGAGCCAGTTGCAGCCCCACGCGCGGTTGCCGCACGGGAACCAGCGCTCGCCGTCGATCTCGATGCCGGCCGAGTCAGCGAGCTGGTAGCTGAGGCTCGGCGGGTGGTAGCCGAGGGGGGCGTCGCAGTGCCGGCAGCCGAGCTCGTCGAGGAACACGAACTGCCCGCAGCGGGGGCATCGGGGCACGGCCACGCTCGGAGTCTAGGCCGGATGCATGCGCCCGACGCGCTGTCAATCCCCTCCCGCGCGGGGGCGCCCCGCTGAGCGCGGTCGACGGCGACTGACATCCTGCGCCCGCTTCGGTCTCGGGTGCGTGTCCCGAGCACGCGCGTCGCCCTGATATAGTCGTCAGGTTGACCTCGCGTCGACATGCGCCCGTAGCTCAATGGATAGAGCATCTGACTACGGATCAGAAGGTTGGGGGTTCGAGTCCCTCCGGGCGCACAGTGTGAAAGCCCGGCCATCGGCCGGGCTTTCGTCGTTGGTGGCGAGTGTCTCGACCACCCGGGGTGGGAGCCGTCGTAACCATAGGTGGTCGAGGAGCGCCCGGCGCAGCCGGACGCGTCTCGAGACCGCGCACGGACGGTCGGCGATGCCTCCGCACCGAAGCTCAGACGAGCTTCTCGAACACCATGGTCGCCTGGATACGGTCGCCTCCGCCGAAGCCGGTGCTGCCCGACGACGCCGTCGTGATGGTGTGGAGGCGGTAGCCGAGCGCCGCCTGAGCATTGATCGCCCGCTCGAGCTCGGTGAGGTTGCCCGATCCCGTTCCGAAGAACTTCTCCTTGAGCACCACCTGGAGGACGACGTAGCTCATGCCCGTTGGTGCCGGGCGTGGCTGGGCGCCCGAAACGGCGTCCGCTTGTGCTCGTTCGACGAAGCCGCCGATCCCACCGCCGGTGGCGGGGTCCTGATACTGATCGGTCCAGGCGGCGCCATCCCACCAGCGCTGCCGCCCCTGACCGTCGTCGTACCACCCAGCCTGAGCCTTCGCCATGAGAGCCTCCTTCGGTTCGCGGCACGTCGTCGCGCGACTCTATCCAGAGACCAGGGGCGCCGTCCATCGTCACGGCGCCGAGTGGCGAAAGCCCTTCAGTACTCGCCCTTGATGACGAAGAACGAGCCGCGGATGGTGCCCGCGAGCTTCGAGTTCTGGCGCGCGAACTTGAAGCGCGCGGCGAGCTCCGCGGGAACCTCCATGCCCTCCGAGAGCTTGAAGCCGACGGCGCGCTTGCCGCCGTCCTCGATCGTGTACATGACGTTGATCGCGAGCCCGCTCTCGTAGAACACGTACGCGAAGCGGATGCCGCCGGCCTCGAACGCGGTCGCCTCGAGCGGCGGGGACGCGATCTCGAGCTCGCGCTCGGCGAGCACGCGGTTCACCCAGGCGATCGCGTCGGCCTGTTCGCTCGCGGGGGAGACGGTGAAGGTGTGCGCGTACTTGTTGGTGATGTAGCGGGCCTCGTTGGCCCGGAGACCGGCGAGCGCATCCGCCACCGGCGAGCTCTCGAGGCCCACCGTGGAGACGTTCACGAAATCGACGACGTACGACATGGTGCCCACGGTAGTGAGCGGCCGCCGCGGGCGCTTCTCGATTCCTGATCGCCCTCCCGGCCGCCGGGGGTATGGTGACCCCATCGTCGAGAGGATTCCGAACATGCGCGCTTCAGTTCCGAACGGGTTCGACCTCTGGGAGGCGGTCGACGGCCTCCGCGAGACCCTCGCCGCGGGCATCGGGCGGCGCGCGGGTGCGGGCGACATCCGCACGGCGATCCTCGTCGAACTGCTCGCGGGGCCGCTCAACGGCTACGAGATCATCCGCGCCATCGAGGCGCGCACCGGCGGCGCCTGGTCGCCCGGCGCCGGCACCGTCTACCCCACCCTGCAGCTGCTCGCCGACGAGAAGCTCGTCACCGCGA encodes:
- a CDS encoding phage tail protein; protein product: MSYVVDFVNVSTVGLESSPVADALAGLRANEARYITNKYAHTFTVSPASEQADAIAWVNRVLAERELEIASPPLEATAFEAGGIRFAYVFYESGLAINVMYTIEDGGKRAVGFKLSEGMEVPAELAARFKFARQNSKLAGTIRGSFFVIKGEY
- a CDS encoding glycoside hydrolase family 2 protein; amino-acid sequence: MSARELHTGWTVRAAGGPVPDAVGAAALPAVVPGVVHQALLDAGRIPDPYLDDNESALAWIGLVDWTYELGFEVTEAEAAEERRALVFDGLDTVATVLLDGEPVAEVADQHRTHRIELGEQLTAGSHRLTVAFRSPVRYADAQSLALGARPRPYPMPFEAIRKSACNFGWDWGIATFTSGIWRPVRLEAWSTARFAASRVVATPEGDGGRIAVAVELATTAVAELELELEAAGERAAATVPAGASTASATLELAEVERWWPVGYGAQPLYDVTVRLRAGDRVLDEAHRRVGFRTLHWDTEPDADGRPFQLVVNGQPVFVKGVNWIPDDALFPRVDRARYARRLRQAVAANLNLVRVWGGGIYEDDAFYELCDELGLLAWQDFLFACAAYPEEEPLRSEVEAEARDNVTRIAHHASLALLTGNNENLWGYEDWDWKRRLDGATWGAHYYYELLPAVVAELAPHVPYAPGSPFSPGGELHPNDETAGSVHLWEQWNRRDWPSYREHTPRFVAEFGWQGPPTWTTLRRALSDEPLTPESPGMIVHQKALEGNQKLSDGLLAHYRVPRDMEDWHWAMQLNQANAVGAALDHFRSHAPHTSGAIVWQLNDCWPVTSWAAIDGDGREKPLFHALQNAFAPRVVTIQPRQDGLVAVVGNDTAEGWEGDLVLTRLGYDGAPLASATVAVSLAPRSSATVALPAEVAAASDAASELALAELDGVRGTWFFAEPRDSALPAADAAVAVERADDGTAVTVTASVLLRDVTLLVDKLHPDAAVDRGLVTLLPGESARFTVRGVDGLTVDAVAAPGVLRSGNQLVTR
- a CDS encoding PadR family transcriptional regulator — its product is MRASVPNGFDLWEAVDGLRETLAAGIGRRAGAGDIRTAILVELLAGPLNGYEIIRAIEARTGGAWSPGAGTVYPTLQLLADEKLVTAKQTGERKVYSLTDAGREAAEAADAPEVGESARARAERNLALPKAGVKLAQAAAQVAQNGTPEQNERAVAIVDEARKKLYAILAED
- a CDS encoding winged helix-turn-helix domain-containing protein, translating into MTVEYVAIPWEAGSRPRPGAPIAAPAGLEFRGFGIYVGLDGATADAAGVDVATLVSDVQRALTDIPGAATFASVVLAPEGEDAAPLDVVRTALGEPTVSRAPAPAPTPQHGVVVDLARHRVSVDGSAVHLTYREQALLNHLVRHQGVVHDRRSLLVALTDTDNPDDIGERTIDVYLQRLRRRIAPYAEVIRTVRGRGYRLDPHPDVTVIS
- a CDS encoding DUF2510 domain-containing protein: MAKAQAGWYDDGQGRQRWWDGAAWTDQYQDPATGGGIGGFVERAQADAVSGAQPRPAPTGMSYVVLQVVLKEKFFGTGSGNLTELERAINAQAALGYRLHTITTASSGSTGFGGGDRIQATMVFEKLV
- a CDS encoding N-acetylglucosamine kinase, which translates into the protein MTDAVSLALDAGQTGIKVRVSRAGAAPVDRGFPGIRTDAPLLPQLAEVARVASVGAPVEVLAAGVSGLTSAEDDAAELRALVHELTPGRVLLTHDSVSSFLGTLGDQHGAVVASGTGVVTLAVGPGGVARVDGWGYLMGDAGSGFWLGRAALDAVMRAHDGRGPATSLTEVVQARWPVLEDAYVQLQSDAARVSVVAWFAEAVAARADTDAVAAGICASAAEELALSVTTALRRVDAAPVVSAIGGVFRGAAVRSGFEELLRAVHPEVRFEAPHGSGLDGVAALAALADGHPLRTLVSEA
- a CDS encoding zinc-binding metallopeptidase family protein; the protein is MAVPRCPRCGQFVFLDELGCRHCDAPLGYHPPSLSYQLADSAGIEIDGERWFPCGNRAWGCNWLVDESAGTGRCFSCSTSRRLPPQSDTVAWEKLADAGVAKRRLMVQLFELGLPITPYYEQEGGLGFDLLSSLSENAPVMIGHANGIITIDLAETLDARREALRVSLGEPYRTMLGHFRHEIGHYYQRVLLTTDALWDECRALFGDERASYREALDRHYSVGAPEGWRTSFISEYATMHPWEDFAECFAHYLHIRNTLATAAAAGMVLDASRVSGIVDHDIVPDADYTQETTEQMLHDWEWVSLFFNRVNRAMGQRDLYPFELSQPVHAKLDFIHRLVTPYSPTR
- a CDS encoding glycoside hydrolase family 113 → MSGRIPGDPIAGMTWGWVGTRGTWATPEAASSMRAMAEHGVTWTAIAYAAEQAHIFSTEIPYDREPTVTDDEIVWAIREAHALGLTVCLKPVVNVADGTWRAHIGFFDHEVPGEATWAQWFASYTEFILHAARIAEAEGCAMLCVGCEMVRADGQEAHWRALIAAVREVYSGLVTYNCDKYQEDRLSWWDAVDVISSSGYYPIDSWQAQLDRIEPVVAASGKPFFFMEAGCPSRTGSAQLPNDWNLPGEPSGEEQLRYYETMFAAVEARPWVRGLMLWDWPAHLYAEGAAAGNDDYCPYGKPAGAFMAARYRDWTSRSTEHA